The following proteins are encoded in a genomic region of Silene latifolia isolate original U9 population unplaced genomic scaffold, ASM4854445v1 scaffold_79, whole genome shotgun sequence:
- the LOC141640410 gene encoding uncharacterized protein LOC141640410 — translation MKESFWAAARACSRGEFQKEMEGIKFLNKDAHAYLSAIPAKHWSRHAFSTTSKSNMLLNNICESFNAALKEAKDKPIISLMEWIRRYVMKRHYDKRTGAAGFEGRVMPFVTKYLKWVDNETRFCTLIPAFGEEFEVVHRGKQKAVNLTNRTCTYKTGELTGIPCPHAMMCITDQRHEVLDYVDEAYTKATYLRAFQHPIAAMPGYEDWEKVGVTSPTPPPFKKLLGRPKLKKRRREVGEGTSGQPKKMRQIKTCGKCGLNGHNMKTCKNPPMSQEKEKVTATRGMSKSAWSAKVRDGVAKRKAKKLQDAAMVAALSGPSFSQQPSVQESQASVNHGAPTANSKRKLAFED, via the coding sequence ATGAAGGAGTCATTTTGGGCTGCAGCTAGGGCATGTTCAAGGGGTGAGTTCCAAAAGGAAATGGAAGGAATCAAGTTCTTGAATAAGGATGCACATGCATACCTATCTGCCATACCAGCCAAGCACTGGTCAAGACATGCATTCTCAACTACAAGTAAGTCCAACATGTTGTTGAACAACATATGTGAGTCATTCAATGCAGCCTTAAAAGAAGCCAAAGATAAGCCTATTATCAGCCTTATGGAATGGATAAGAAGATATGTCATGAAAAGGCATTATGATAAAAGGACAGGAGCTGCAGGGTTTGAGGGTAGGGTAATGCCCTTTGTAACAAAGTATTTGAAGTGGGTTGATAATGAAACCAGATTTTGCACTTTGATCCCTGCATTTGGTGAAGAGTTTGAGGTGGTTCATAGAGGGAAACAAAAGGCTGTTAATCTCACAAATAGGACATGTACTTATAAGACTGGGGAGCTAACAGGAATACCATGTCCACATGCAATGATGTGCATAACAGACCAAAGACATGAGGTCCTAGACTATGTTGATGAGGCTTACACCAAAGCCACTTATTTGAGAGCATTTCAGCATCCCATAGCAGCCATGCCTGGATATGAAGACTGGGAGAAAGTTGGAGTCACATCTCCTACACCACCACCATTCAAAAAGCTGCTTGGCAGACCTAAGctaaaaaagagaagaagagaggTAGGAGAGGGAACTAGTGGACAGCCCAAGAAAATGAGGCAGATTAAAACTTGTGGCAAGTGTGGCTTGAATGGCCATAATATGAAGACTTGTAAGAACCCTCCAATGAGTCAAGAAAAGGAGAAGGTGACAGCAACAAGAGGGATGAGTAAATCAGCCTGGAGTGCCAAGGTAAGAGATGGTGTTGCAAAAAGGAAGGCAAAAAAGCTACAAGATGCTGCAATGGTGGCTGCACTTTCCGGCCCTTCATTTAGCCAGCAACCAAGTGTCCAGGAGAGTCAAGCTAGTGTCAATCATGGAGCACCTACTGCAAATTCAAAGAGGAAGCTAGCTTTTGAGGACTGA